A window of the Isosphaera pallida ATCC 43644 genome harbors these coding sequences:
- a CDS encoding DUF1592 domain-containing protein, whose amino-acid sequence MRSDLDRPGFLRARPALSTHRFVGASALVWAALWVGGPALASAWSMPDDPNDAKQAELAVNDQRFNQVVAPFLAKYCVSCHQGDEAKGGLQLDGITDQESLVKNRRDFENVLMRLEDGDMPPPNKMPRPSEEESKAVREVIEVILSTFDCTGPVDPGRVTMRRLNKSEYINTIRDLMGVEFEAGVDFPSDDVGYGFDNIGDVLALPPLLMEKYLDAAGEIVEKAIRLPETTRPSVRTLLNQHQVLVSTKGEIAVDLPSGGERWEYVLSIRAWGDQAGSEPVKMGLLVNGQQVKVFEVKADRESRAEVFEHQVRTRAGTNKIAIVFLNDFYQPETRSDRNLHVSAIVAKGPLNGPPPEPTAFQKALFAVGADQRKANEVAATRAILSHFAARAYRRPITRDEADRLTALARKIKRSGASYERSIQVAIQAILVSPHFLFRVEVERPPQGQPATTTSERAAAASPTPPTFAPIGDWELASRLSYFLWSSMPDDELFAAAAQGKLRNEAEIEAQVRRMLRAPKARALAENFGTQWLQIRRLEDATPSRRQFPAFNEALRRDMTEETIRFVEYIFREDRPILDFIQGRYTFANERLAKFYGIDGVQGEEFRRVELTDDRRAGVLTQASVLTVTSNPTRTSPVKRGKYILEQILGTPPPPAPPNVPDLEDNRKARAAATLRQRLEQHRADPNCAVCHIKMDGLGFGMENFDAIGQWRDKDHGQPIDASGELPGGVTFNGPAELRAVLLKSRDQFRKAFTEKLLTYALGRGLDSHDACVVDRLVQATAEDGDRISRLVVEICLSEPFRMRRVQPAQAAPIDLKAAAR is encoded by the coding sequence ATGCGATCCGACCTTGATCGGCCTGGATTCCTTCGAGCCCGGCCCGCCCTCTCGACTCATCGATTCGTCGGAGCTTCGGCGTTGGTGTGGGCGGCGTTGTGGGTGGGCGGTCCCGCGTTGGCGTCGGCGTGGTCCATGCCGGACGACCCCAACGACGCCAAGCAGGCCGAGTTGGCGGTCAACGATCAACGCTTCAACCAAGTGGTCGCCCCCTTTTTGGCCAAATATTGCGTTAGCTGCCACCAAGGCGACGAGGCCAAGGGGGGATTGCAGTTGGACGGAATCACCGACCAGGAGTCGCTCGTCAAAAACCGCCGGGATTTCGAGAACGTGCTCATGAGGCTGGAGGACGGCGACATGCCTCCACCCAACAAGATGCCCCGCCCCAGCGAGGAGGAGTCCAAGGCGGTTCGGGAGGTGATCGAGGTCATCCTTTCGACCTTCGACTGCACCGGACCAGTCGATCCTGGCCGAGTGACGATGCGTCGTCTCAATAAATCCGAATATATCAATACTATCCGCGATTTGATGGGGGTCGAGTTTGAGGCGGGGGTTGATTTCCCCTCGGACGACGTGGGTTACGGCTTTGACAATATTGGCGACGTCTTGGCGTTGCCGCCCCTTTTGATGGAGAAGTATCTGGATGCTGCCGGCGAGATTGTCGAGAAGGCGATCCGGCTGCCGGAGACCACTCGTCCTAGCGTCCGAACCCTGCTCAACCAGCATCAGGTTCTCGTCTCCACCAAGGGCGAGATTGCGGTTGATCTACCGTCGGGGGGTGAGAGATGGGAATATGTGTTGTCGATTCGGGCTTGGGGCGACCAGGCGGGCAGCGAGCCGGTCAAGATGGGGTTGTTGGTCAACGGTCAACAGGTCAAGGTGTTCGAGGTGAAGGCGGATCGGGAAAGTCGGGCCGAGGTCTTTGAGCACCAAGTGCGGACGCGGGCCGGCACCAACAAGATCGCCATTGTCTTCCTCAACGACTTTTACCAACCTGAGACCCGATCCGACCGTAACCTTCATGTGAGCGCGATTGTGGCCAAAGGGCCTCTCAACGGCCCGCCTCCCGAACCCACCGCGTTCCAGAAGGCGTTGTTCGCGGTGGGGGCCGACCAGCGCAAGGCCAACGAGGTGGCCGCCACCCGCGCGATCCTGTCCCACTTCGCGGCTCGTGCCTATCGCCGTCCCATCACCCGCGATGAGGCCGATCGTCTGACGGCGCTGGCGCGCAAGATTAAGCGGAGCGGAGCCTCCTACGAGCGCTCGATCCAGGTGGCGATCCAGGCCATTCTGGTTTCGCCCCACTTCCTGTTCCGGGTCGAGGTTGAACGGCCCCCTCAAGGTCAACCGGCGACCACGACATCCGAGCGGGCCGCGGCGGCCTCGCCCACCCCTCCGACCTTCGCGCCAATCGGCGACTGGGAACTGGCTTCGCGCTTATCATACTTCCTCTGGAGTTCGATGCCCGACGACGAACTGTTCGCCGCCGCGGCTCAGGGCAAACTCCGCAACGAGGCCGAGATCGAGGCACAGGTTCGCCGGATGCTGCGTGCCCCCAAAGCCCGCGCCCTGGCCGAGAACTTCGGCACCCAATGGCTCCAGATCCGCCGTCTGGAGGATGCGACCCCCTCGCGTCGTCAGTTTCCCGCGTTCAACGAAGCGCTGCGCCGCGACATGACCGAGGAAACGATCCGATTCGTGGAATACATTTTCCGCGAGGACCGTCCCATTTTGGACTTCATTCAGGGCCGCTACACCTTTGCCAACGAACGGCTCGCCAAGTTCTACGGGATCGACGGCGTGCAGGGCGAGGAGTTCCGACGAGTCGAGCTGACCGATGATCGCCGGGCCGGCGTGCTGACCCAGGCCAGCGTGCTGACCGTGACCTCCAACCCCACCCGGACCTCCCCTGTCAAGCGAGGCAAGTACATCCTGGAGCAAATTCTCGGAACGCCACCGCCACCCGCGCCTCCCAACGTGCCGGACCTGGAGGACAACCGCAAGGCCCGTGCCGCGGCGACCCTGCGGCAACGCCTGGAGCAACACCGGGCCGATCCCAACTGCGCGGTTTGTCACATCAAAATGGACGGCCTGGGCTTTGGCATGGAAAACTTCGACGCGATCGGTCAGTGGCGCGACAAGGACCACGGCCAACCAATCGACGCTTCAGGCGAACTGCCCGGCGGCGTCACGTTCAATGGTCCCGCCGAACTGCGGGCGGTCCTGCTGAAATCCCGGGATCAATTCCGCAAAGCGTTCACCGAGAAACTCTTGACTTACGCTCTGGGTCGCGGCTTGGATAGCCACGACGCCTGCGTGGTTGATCGTTTGGTTCAGGCCACTGCCGAGGATGGCGACCGAATCAGCCGACTGGTGGTGGAAATCTGCCTGAGCGAACCGTTCCGAATGCGTCGGGTCCAACCGGCTCAGGCGGCCCCTATTGACCTCAAGGCAGCCGCCCGCTGA